A window of the Cyanobacteriota bacterium genome harbors these coding sequences:
- a CDS encoding OB-fold nucleic acid binding domain-containing protein, protein MVKIVSRTPLGSQPVFDIGLERIHNFLLANGLIASNCFNKSHSTAYGYVTYQTAYLKANYPVEYMAALLTANADDQEKVQKYIADCLSMGITVELPDINRSGIDFTPQGKTILFGLSAVRNVGQAAVESLLAARQEGGAFKSLADLCERIDVRTVNRRALECLIKCGAMDCFNANRNQLLADLKLVLDWSQARARERANGQGSLFDLLGSNSASSDSNFDAAPKAPPVPDLPRQEKLKYEKELLGFYISDHPLKAVQQSARILAPVNLSDLNSLPESASISAIAMITSLKQVTTKKGDRMATMQIEDLSGRCEAVVFPKAYDRLKDLLIPDARLMIWGKVDVREEQRQLIIDDAEPVDQVQLVMVELDPQRASDVAERNRLREILVANRGSDEKAKVPVVAIVGTPTYRQFVRLGPQFQVQNSNATVSALLKAGFQARTSSLVAHSIAS, encoded by the coding sequence ATGGTCAAGATTGTTAGTCGCACGCCCCTTGGCTCTCAACCTGTTTTTGACATTGGCCTAGAACGCATCCATAACTTTCTGCTAGCCAATGGCTTGATTGCCTCTAATTGTTTTAATAAGTCCCACTCGACGGCCTATGGCTATGTCACTTATCAGACTGCCTACCTGAAGGCCAATTATCCTGTGGAATACATGGCGGCTCTGCTGACGGCTAATGCTGATGATCAGGAAAAGGTGCAGAAGTATATTGCTGACTGCTTAAGCATGGGGATCACGGTGGAACTGCCAGATATTAACCGATCGGGCATTGACTTTACACCCCAGGGCAAAACCATCCTGTTTGGCCTATCGGCAGTGCGCAATGTGGGGCAAGCGGCGGTGGAGTCCCTGCTGGCAGCAAGGCAGGAGGGGGGTGCGTTCAAATCCTTAGCAGACCTGTGTGAGCGTATTGACGTGCGCACTGTAAACCGTCGGGCACTGGAATGTCTCATCAAGTGTGGTGCTATGGATTGTTTCAACGCCAATCGCAACCAACTGTTAGCAGACCTCAAGCTGGTGTTGGACTGGTCACAGGCTCGTGCCCGTGAGCGTGCCAATGGCCAGGGTAGTTTATTTGACCTGTTAGGCAGTAACTCTGCTTCCTCAGATAGCAACTTTGATGCAGCTCCCAAGGCTCCACCTGTGCCTGACCTCCCCCGGCAGGAAAAGCTCAAATATGAAAAGGAACTCTTGGGCTTTTATATTTCTGACCATCCGCTCAAGGCTGTTCAACAGTCTGCCCGGATTCTAGCCCCTGTGAATCTGAGTGATTTAAACTCTTTGCCAGAGAGTGCATCGATTAGTGCTATTGCCATGATTACTAGCCTGAAGCAAGTGACCACTAAGAAGGGCGATCGGATGGCAACCATGCAGATTGAAGATTTGAGTGGGCGTTGTGAAGCCGTTGTGTTTCCCAAGGCCTACGATCGCCTGAAGGATTTACTCATACCCGATGCCCGCCTGATGATCTGGGGTAAGGTTGATGTCCGTGAAGAGCAGCGGCAATTGATCATAGACGATGCTGAACCTGTGGATCAGGTGCAATTGGTGATGGTAGAGCTGGATCCACAGCGAGCTAGTGACGTGGCCGAACGCAATCGCTTGCGAGAAATCCTGGTGGCCAATCGTGGCAGTGATGAAAAAGCCAAGGTTCCAGTGGTAGCAATCGTTGGCACTCCTACCTACCGTCAGTTCGTCCGTCTTGGCCCCCAGTTCCAGGTGCAAAATTCAAACGCAACGGTCTCAGCCCTACTCAAGGCTGGTTTTCAGGCGCGTACCAGTTCCTTGGTGGCCCATTCTATTGCCTCCTAA
- a CDS encoding class II aldolase/adducin family protein, with product MAIDEGVIKFHCQWIQGRSPDPELIADLMQWRERLYQAGLIGAYPNGIGFGNISQRVSTSNQFIITGTQTGCLPRLSHNDYTLVTTFDLGQNTLTCVGQVKASSESLTHAAIYHCQPWVMGIIHVHHRRLWEQLLFQVPTTRADVPYGTPQMAGEMERLFREEDLATRKILVMAGHDDGVMTIGHSLDEAGELLLGVVADLMEATTS from the coding sequence ATGGCCATTGATGAGGGAGTAATCAAGTTTCACTGTCAGTGGATTCAGGGTCGATCACCCGATCCTGAGCTGATTGCAGACTTAATGCAATGGCGAGAGCGCCTGTATCAGGCAGGGTTGATTGGCGCTTACCCCAACGGCATTGGCTTTGGCAACATTAGTCAACGGGTGAGCACGTCTAACCAGTTCATCATCACGGGCACCCAAACAGGCTGTCTGCCTAGGCTAAGCCATAATGATTACACCCTAGTCACTACGTTTGACCTAGGTCAGAATACCTTGACCTGTGTGGGCCAAGTCAAAGCATCATCAGAATCCCTGACCCATGCGGCTATCTACCACTGCCAGCCATGGGTAATGGGGATTATCCACGTTCATCATCGGCGATTGTGGGAGCAATTGCTGTTCCAAGTGCCGACAACCCGTGCTGATGTTCCCTATGGCACACCTCAGATGGCAGGGGAAATGGAGCGATTGTTTCGAGAGGAAGACTTGGCCACAAGAAAAATCCTAGTGATGGCAGGTCACGACGATGGGGTAATGACGATCGGCCACAGCCTGGATGAAGCTGGAGAATTACTCCTAGGTGTGGTTGCCGATTTGATGGAGGCTACAACGAGTTAG